In Sorghum bicolor cultivar BTx623 chromosome 10, Sorghum_bicolor_NCBIv3, whole genome shotgun sequence, one genomic interval encodes:
- the LOC8068392 gene encoding protein EXORDIUM-like 3 gives MQHLGVLLVLAALTASPLAAAWRPWPPRANGTTAGLGASKKFEGSSEFVKLEYHMGPVLASAITVHPIWYGAWPAAQKRTIRAFLRSLAPPPDSSARIPPPSVSAWWRTVRLYTDQTSANVSAAVTLGAEKCDARMSRGARLSRMDIQSVVRDAVTARTRPLPVDSSGGVYLVLTSPDVSVEDFCGQVCGFHYFTFPSVVGYTLPYAWVGNSARRCPEVCAYPFAIPSYVPGRKAEAPPNGDVGVDGMVSVIAHELAELASNPLANAWYAGSDPSFPTEIADLCEGIYGTGGGGAYTGQLLTDARSGAAYNVNGVGGRRFLVQWVWNPVLSYCSGPNALDQ, from the coding sequence ATGCAGCATCTGGGCGTGCTCCTCGTCTTGGCTGCACTCACCGCGTCGCCGCTCGCTGCGGCGTGGCGCCCGTGGCCGCCGCGCGCCAACGGGACGACGGCGGGGCTGGGCGCTTCAAAGAAGTTCGAGGGCTCGTCGGAGTTCGTGAAGCTAGAGTACCACATGGGTCCCGTCCTGGCGTCCGCCATCACGGTGCACCCGATCTGGTATGGCGCCTGGCCCGCCGCGCAGAAGCGCACGATCCGCGCGTTCCTCCGCTCCCTCGCGCCACCGCCCGACTCGTCGGCCCGCATCCCTCCTCCGTCGGTCTCCGCCTGGTGGCGCACGGTGCGGCTCTACACGGACCAGACCTCCGCCAACGTGTCGGCGGCCGTGACCCTGGGCGCGGAGAAGTGCGACGCGCGCATGTCCCGCGGCGCGCGTCTCTCCCGGATGGACATCCAGTCCGTGGTCCGCGACGCGGTCACGGCGCGCACCCGCCCGCTCCCCGTCGACTCCAGCGGCGGCGTGTACCTGGTGCTCACCTCCCCGGACGTCTCCGTGGAGGACTTCTGCGGGCAGGTGTGCGGCTTCCACTACTTCACGTTTCCGTCGGTGGTCGGCTACACGCTGCCCTACGCGTGGGTCGGGAACTCGGCGCGGCGGTGCCCCGAGGTGTGCGCGTACCCGTTCGCGATCCCGTCGTATGTCCCCGGGCGGAAGGCGGAGGCGCCGCCGAACGGGGACGTCGGCGTGGACGGGATGGTCAGCGTCATCGCGCACGAGCTGGCCGAGCTCGCGTCCAACCCGCTCGCCAACGCGTGGTACGCTGGGAGTGACCCCTCGTTCCCGACCGAGATCGCTGACCTCTGCGAGGGGATCTACGGcaccggcggcggtggcgcgtaCACCGGGCAGCTCCTCACGGATGCGCGCTCCGGCGCGGCGTATAACGTTAATGGCGTCGGTGGCCGGAGGTTCCTCGTGCAGTGGGTTTGGAACCCCGTGCTCAGCTACTGCTCCGGCCCCAACGCGCTCGACCAGTAG